TCGTTCGTCAAATAGTCCGTGACATGTGCTCCGCGCTGAAAGGCGTGGGGTTGTGGGTCGCCGGCGACCGTTGACGAGAGCAAAGCTAGGCGCAGGCCGGCCGGCCAGCCTTTCGTTTGATCTTCCAGCGCGCGTATTGAGGCCTCGCTCAGCGGTTGCGACAGGATGCTGCTAATGAAGGTGCGGATCTCGTCGGGCGAGAACCGCAGATCGGCGGCGCGAATCTCGAGTAAATCATCCGCTGTGCGCATCCGGGCCAGGGGAAGCGCCGGGTCGCTGCGCGTGACCAGTACGAGATGCAGGTGAGGGGGCAGGTGCGTCGCCACACGCGACATTAACCGAATGATCTCCGGCGATCGGATGAGATGGAAGTCGTCCAGGACTAGGATCAGTTCGCCCGGCAGTGCGTCGAGTTCGTTGATGCAAATGCTGGTCAGGTCATCCAACGAAGGCAACTGCACCACGCTCAGGAGCATGGCTGTAGTTGGCATGCTATCGGCATACACGGTGCGCACAGCATAGGCAACGTATGTCAGGAAGACGGCGAGATCGTCGTCGGCCTCGTCCAATGACAGCCAGGCAGAAGGGGTCGGCTGCGCGTGCAACCACTGCGCGAGGAGCGTGGTCTTCCCGTAGCCGGCCGGCGCATCCACCAGGATCAGCCTGCGTGTGAGACCTGCGTCGAGCGCGTGGAGCAGCCGAGGCCGTTCGATCCATGCGGCAGAGACGCGCGGCTTGTACAGCTTGGTCAGCAACAGCGTCGGTTTGACCGACGGGTTGTCGTCCATCAACATCGTGGCAATGCAAACTTACAGCCCGAATCGGAACAACGTTGCCGAAATAATACACCCGTGTTTGAAAATGAGATGAAGACTCCGCGATTTGCAAACCGTCGAGTAGCGCATCGTTGAGAATAGGCCTTGATGGACATTTTGAAGAAACTACTCGCTGTGTTGGCGATGATCCTGGCCGTCATCGGCTTGGTGATTTGCGTCGCCGGCGTTATCGGCGCATGGGCGCTCAACGCGCCGGCCAAACAGACGACTGCCGGCGCGTTGGCTGCCGTCGAGGCCTACAGCGCGTTGGGGGGTGAGGCCGCACGGACGGTCGGTAGCAGTGTTGGTGAGATCAGATCCGTAGCGGATCAGGTGAATCAGGCGCTGGCGGGCGCATCCGGCAACGACCAGGCACGGTTGCTCGCGTTGGTTCAGGCGCGCCTCGATGAGACCGTTGCACCCAGGCTGGCGCGTGCCACAGAGACGGCGCGCACCATCGAGCAGACTGCGCTCAGCATCAACCAAACGCTCGAGTCGGTCAACCGGTTGCCGGGCGTCAACGTACCGACCTTCGGTGACGAGTTGCAAATCGTTGGCGCGCGTCTACGCGATGTCGCGACCGCCATAGAGAGCGTGCGCCTGACGTTGGCCGAGTCGAACCTCGACAAGGTGCGCCTACAAGCAGCGACCGATCAGACAATAACCCAGCTTGGCGCTGTGGAAGCGTCGCTCGGCGTCGCGCAAACCCAGCTCGAGGCGCTGTCTGCTGCGTCGGCCGAGATCAAGGTACGCGTGCCCGGCTGGTTCGATAGCCTCAGCCTGATCGCCTCGCTGCTGTTCATCCTGTTCGGCCTCGGGCAGGTCTTCCTCTTCAAGGCCGGGTTAGATGGAGTCAGGCGCGCCTAATTGAGTTGGAGAGAGGGTTCACGTCCACGCGCGCCGGCGCAGCTCGCGCGGCGCACAGCCGTAGCGTTGCTTGATGAGCCGCGAGAAATGGAATGGCGTCTGAAAGCCGCACTGCGCGGCGATCTCGCCTACCGGCAGGCCGCTCTGAATGAGCAATTGCACGCCGCGGCGGGCGCGCGCGTCCCAGGTATAGCGCATCGGCGTGGTGTGTAGATGCCGGCGGAAGAGCTTGATGAGGTGAGCCGGCGAGACGTTAGCAGCGCGTGCGACCTCGTCCAGCGTGATCGGCCGCGACAGATTAGCTTCGATGAATCGTTGCGCTCTTACCACGGCTTCGGGGGTGAGCGAATGCAGCGCGGCGCGTTCGGCCTCGAAGGCATAGGCGTGTAGCGCGCTCAAGCCCAGTTGAATCAGCAACGCCTGGGCCGAGGGCAGATCGCTCGGCGCGAACGACAGCCCCATCTCGATCAAGCCGTGCAAGCGCGGCGTGATGGGCAGGCAGAACGGCGTCGCGGCCAACGCCTCGCGCAACGACACGTCCACCAGCGATGGGTGCACGGCGCACCAGGTGTGATGCGTCTGTGCCGCGGCGGCAAAGTGAAAACACTCGGCGTGCCCGGGTCGCATCAATGCGATGTGCTGGCCGGGCAAGTAGCGCAGCTCCTCATCCACTTGGATGTGCGCTTCACCCTCGTAGATCGCCACCAATTGGAAGTCCTGCTGCACGCGCGGGCCGCATTGGCCGCCCGGCCGGTAGGTCACGTCACCGAAAGCGACGGCGCCCGAGGCGCAGATGCGATGAACGCTAGATAAATTCCGAATCAGCGCAGACATGGCGCGCGCGAAAGAAACGTGCTATCAAGTCTCGCATGTCCATACGAGAAGCACAAACCGATTCGCTCGACCCGCGCGTTCCCTTCCCACCTTTCGGCTCATGGAAAGCCGGACGGCCCGCCGGCTGGTTCGATCTGCCCATGACGCCTGACAAGGTGCAGTTCTACAGGGACAACGGCTTCCTGGTGATCGAGGACGGTGCCGATCCCGATGTGTTGCACAATTTAATCCGCGAGACGGTGGCGCTGTGCCGCGGCGATCGCGGGCCGATCAAGGGCGTCACGCCGGCCGATCCCAGCGAGAGCGACGACGACGTCATGCGCCGCTACTTGTGCATTCACTTTCCACACAAGCTGTCCAGGGTGATGTACGACGCGCTGTCGTTGCCGGCCATCGTCGCGGTGCTGACCAGCGTGATCGGCCCGAACGTCAAGTGCATGCAGAGCATGCTGTTCATCAAAGCCAGCGGTAAGCCCGGCCAGGCCTGGCATCAGGACGAGTTCTACATCCCTACGCGCGACCGCTCGCTCACCGGCGCGTGGATCGCCATGGACGACGCCACGGTCGAGAACGGCTGCCTATGGGTGATCCCTGGCTCGCACAAGCACGGCATCCTCTGGCCACAGCACCAGCAGCGCGACCCGCGCTTCGACTGCGCCGGTGAGGCGACCCTGTTTCCCTACACCGATGCCGACGCCGTGCCGGTGGAGGTAAAAGCCGGCAGCATCGTGTTCTTCAACGGCTATCTGCTGCACCGCTCGCTGCCGAACTATGCCAGCAGCGGCTACCGGCGCGCGCTGGTGAACCACTACATGAGCGCCGAGTCGCTGTTGCCGTGGCATTGGGGCGACAAGCCCTATGGCTCGATCGCCGGCCTCGACTATCGCGACATCGTGATGATCGCGGGCGTGGATCCATATGCGTGGAAAGGGATCGAGGAGCGCGCGGCGGCGCACGTGCGGCCCAGCGGCGAAGGCGGCTGCGGCAACATCGAGCGCAACATCGAGGCGCTCAAGTTCCGCAACATGGTGCTGCTGGCCGAGGACGACGATCACGATCATTAACGCGCCCGGCGACTGAAGTTGCGGGCAACCGGAAGCGAAGTCGCCTTGCGGCGACTGAGAAGCTGCCGCTCGAGCCGGCGCAGGCCGGCTTGGCCATGGGTTGCGCGCGGATTCATCCGCCGCGCGGTGTCGAAGTCGCCCTGCGGCGAGTGGGGAGTGTTGATATGGGCGGCGCGGCGTTTGCCGCCCGGCGACTGAAGTCGCGGGCAACCGGAAGCGAAGTCGCCTTGCGGCGACTGGGAAGCTGCCGCTCAAGCCGGCGCAGGCCGGCTTGGCCATGGGTTGCGCGCGGATTCATCCGCCGCGCGGTGTCGAAGTCGCCCTGCGGCGAGTGGGGAGTGTTGATATGGGCGGCGCGGCGTTTGCCGCCCGGCGACTGAAGTCGCGGGCAACCGGAAGCGAAGTCGCCCTGCGGCGACTGAGAAGTTGCCGCTCAAGCCGGCGCAAGCCGGCTTCGCCATGGGTTGCGCGCGGATTCATCCGCCGCGCGGTGTCGAAGTCGCCCTGCGGCGAGTGGGGAGTTGTTGCTCAAGCTGGCGCAGGCCGGCTTCGCCATGGGTTGCGCGCGGTTTACAACCGCCGCGTACAATCGCAACATGCGTGCGCCCTACACGCAACTCTTTGTCCATCTCGTGTGGGCGACATGGGATCGGCTGCCGCTTATCCGCCCAGAAGATGAATCCCGCCTCTACTCCGCCATCTTTGCTAAGTGCGAGGAGCTGCACTGCAAAGCAATCGCTGTCAATGGGGTGTCTGACCATGTGCACGCGCTCATCCGTATCCCTGCAACGATCACTATCGCGGACTTGGTCAAACACATCAAAGGCTCAACATCGCACTTGATGAATCATGAGACGCTCCACAACGTCAGTTCAAATGGCAGGGTGCATACGGCGCTTTCAGCGTCAGCAAGACGGCGATAGATAAAGTGGCTGACTATGTGCGCAGTCAGAAGCAGCGCCACGCTGGCGGGCAGTTGATTGGCGAACTTGAACGATGTGAGGTGGACGAATGAGCAGGGACGTCATGTCACCCAGCAACCGGGGGTGCCTCGAGCTGAGGTGTTGGTTTGGATGTGGTGGGTTGCCCGGCGACTGAAGTCGCGGGCAACCGGAAGCGAAGTCGCCCTGCGGCGACTGGGAAGCTGCCGCTCAAGCCGGCGCAGGCCGGCTTGGCCATGGGTTGCGCGCGGATTCATCCGCTACGCGGTGTCGAAGTCGCCCTGCGGCGAGTGGGGAGTGTTGATATGGGCGGCGCGGCGTTTGCCGCCCGGCGACTGAAGTCGCGGGCAACCGGAAGCGAAGTCGCCTTGCGGCGACTGAGAAGCTGCCGCTCAAGCCGGCGCAGGCCGGCTTCACCATGGGTTGCGCGCGGATTCATCCGCCGTGCAACGTCATGCAACCCTGTCTATCTCTTGACGCGTAAATCCGCCCCCGGTGACCCAGTGCTGTCCCTTGCGAGGCAACGTATTGCTCTGGCGCAATATCCTTGCCGATCAACCACCGCGCGATGCCCGCATTCAGGCTGCCGGTCACCGGGTCTCGGCGTTGCAAGTTGGTTTTGAGCGTAGAGGCGCGATATGTGCGCTTCTACGATTTCACCGATGCCGATACACGCCCCAGCCGAGGTACTTGCCCAGGGCCTCGGCCACGGCGTCGGCGCAGCGGCTCATGTTCATCGCCACGTGGTGCTCGAAGCCGTTTTCGCAGATGTAGCGCAGGAGCGCCTGCATGTTCTCCACCTGAACCACGCCGTAGCCCCCGAACGTGCTGAGCGGATCGTCGGTGGCCACGCCTTCGCCCACGTAGGCTTCGATGCGTCCTCGGAAGTCGTTGGTGCTCACGCGGCAGAAGGTGAACGGCTCGGCCTTTACCCGGCCGTACATCGTGCCGTAGGTGTTCTCCGCACCCACCGTGCCGGCGATGATCTCCTGATAGTCCATCACCGGGATGTCGGTGAACACCTGCGCCGGCAGATTCGAGCAGTGGAACACCACGGCCTTGTTCGGGTCGTCGCCGTAGTTGTTGTTCCAGTCCACCAGCGCGCTGGGTTTGCCGCTGGCCAGCGCCATGGCGTACATGCCGACCACGCCGGCCACGTCGGTCTCGCACGCGCTGCTCTGCAGCCGGTCGCTCATCATGCTCATGATCGTGCACGGCACGACGCCAAAATACTCCTCCATCGAAGTCCAGCACTGGATGGCCGTCATGTCGAGCTGCGTGTCGTCCATCCAACGCTCGATGACGACGCCGAGCTTGGCCATCTTGGTCAGCGCCTCCGCCGGCACGTTCGGGCCGACCCTAGCGTAGGCGCGGATGCGGTCGAGGTAGGCCTTGACCGCCGGATCGTCGTCGCGCAATTTGCCGATGCGCCCGAAAGCCTCGCTCAAGTCCAGCGTCTCGACGCTGATGCCGCTCAGCTCGAACAGCTTCTCGCTGTAACGCACTGTGTTGAAGGCCTGTGGGCGCGCGCCGAGCGCGCCGACGCGCGCGTGCTTTAGCCCCTTCACCACGCGGCAGGTGCCGACGAAGCTGCGTAGGTCGGCCTTGAAGCTCTCGCTATCTGGATCACAGGTGTGCAGCGTGGTCAGCGAAAACTTGATGCCATACTGCGTGAGGTTGTTGCACACGCTCATCTTGCCGCAGAAGCTATCGCGCCGGTCGGCGATGGTCATCTTGGCGGCGTCATCGTTGAACGCGTGCACCAGCACCGGCACGTCCAGGTCGGCCCAGCGGATGGTGTTGGCGACGGCGCGCTCGTCGCCGAAGTTGGGCAACGTGACCAGGATGCCGTCAATCTCATCGCGGTGCTGCCGGAACAGGTCGGCATACAGCCGTGCCTCGTTCATGCTCTCGACCGAGCCATAGGCCGTCGCATCCTCCGGCGCGATGACCGCCTCGATGCCCAGTTCGCTCAGCGTGTGGAGCACGGCCTTGCGGCCTTCGACGCACAGATGTTTGGGGAAGAACCCTCGGTTGCCGACGATCACGCCGAGGGTGGGTCGTTTGTTTGTGACTGGTGCCATAGCACAATAGGTTTAGTTGACCTATGGCAACTTGGCAAGTGCGGTTATCACCACTTTACCTCCTGCACGCCCGGTCATCCACGGTGAGCGCTGCTCGTTCTCGCGCGTTTCATTGCGTCTCCGCCTCCAACTGCTCGATGGCGTCCAGGATCGTCACGAATTTCTCGCCGAACGGCGTGAGGCGATACTCGACGCGCGGCGGCACCTCCGGATAAGCCAGCCGTTCGAGGATGCCATAGCTGACCAGCTTCTTCAGCCGCTCGTTCATCACCTTGGTCGTCAGGCCGGGGATGCCGCGCTCCAACGCGCCGGGTCGGCATATCCCTCGACGCACATGCTGCAAGATCGCCAGCGACCATTTGCAACCGATGACGTCCTCCACCATCCGGCTGACCGGCGTGCGCTGCGTGGGATTCGCAGTCGCGATCGTGCTCATCTCGCCAATCCTTACCGTTTCGTGCCCAGGTTACCGAATTGTGCCTGCTTGAATCGCCGGCGCTTCTCGTTAGGCTATTGCACGGAGATTTTAACAACAGAGGTGAGTGCCATGACGCAAACTGCCATCGCCGGTTACACCTACGGCACGCCGGCTGTGCCGCGCGCGCCGATCAGTCTGGAAGAGTTCGATAAGATCAAGACCGCCGTCCTGTTCTCCGACGAGGACGTGAAATACCTGCGCATGTCGCGCGACGTGCTGGCCGATCAGATCGAGGCGGTGCTGGACGTGTGGTATGGCTTCGTCGCCTCGCACCCACACCTCGTGTATTACTTCACGGACAAAGCTACCGGCGCGCCATTAGGCGACTATCTGGCTGCCGTGCGCAAACGCTTCGGCCAATGGATCCTCGACACGGCATCCGCCAACTATGACCAGGCCTGGCTGGACTACCAGTTCGAGATCGGCCGGCGGCACCATCGCACTGCTAAGAACAAGACCGACGGCGCGCACTCGGTAGAGAACGTCAGCTATCGCTACCTGCCGGCGTTCATCTACCCGATCACCTTCACGCTCAAGCCCTTCCTGGCCAAGAAAGGTCACAGTGCCGCCGACGTAGAAGGCATGTATCAGGCTTGGCTGAAGTCGGTGATCTTGCAGGTTATCTTGTGGAGCTATCCGTATGTGAAAGCCGGCGATTTCTAGGCGAGACGAGCCGGCGGCGCAACGCGTCGGCGGTCGCGGCGATGAACGCCGGGATGTTTACGCTGCTCATGATTTGCACGTCCTCGAGGGGTATCGTGTCCTCATCCAGAAAGCGAAACACGCGCTGCGGCGGATTGCGCGCGAACAGGTCGGTGAACACGCGCCGGCCTCGTTCGCGCCCCTCGTCCAGCACGTTCAGCAGCGCGCTGTCGAAGAGTTCATAGCGCTTGTGCAGCAGCGGCGTGGCGACGTCGGGTTGGCCGGTTGCCTTCAGCGCCTGCGCGATGCGCTGCGCATGTCGCTGGATGCGCTGGAAGGTATAGCCGGTGCTGGGCTTGGTGCAGCCGCCGGCCGTGCCGATGTTGATCACACGCGCGCCGTGCCGGGCGGGGAAGGGCGCGTCGGTCATCGGGATCGCGCCGAACTCCTCGTGCTGCGTCTCGTAGTCGGCGATTCGCAACCGGTCGTTGATATACCCGGCCAGTTGCCGGACGTATTCGGAGCGGGGCAGCAGTTCACCCGAGAATACGGTGTATTCCACCAGCGCCGTATGCGCGTCGAACGGCAGCACATAGACGAAGCGCGTGTCATCCCCCTGATCCACGCGAAAGTCCATCAGCGTCGCAACGTCGGGATCGAACGCGCGCGCGGCCGTCTGAATCACCCAGCCCAGGAAGTGCTGGAGCAGGTAATGGTATGTTGATCGCCGAACCGGTGGATCGAACGAGATGCTGTTGAAGGCCCACGCGGCGCGATAGGTGTGTCCGTCGCGCGTGCGCACGACGGCTTCATCGCCTTCGCTTGCCACGCTCGTCACTTCGGCGTAGGCACGCGCGACGTTTGGCTGCGCGTCCAGCCACTGGGCCATGAAGCGATAGAAGTCTGCCCCGCGGATCATCTTGTAACGATAGGGCGCGATCTCCAGCACGGTTGAGAAGCCTTCGCCGTGAAAGGCCAGGTGTTCCCATCGGCGGAAGACGACCGGCTCAAAGATGCCCTCGCCGACTTCCCAAAAGCACCATGTGCGGTCGTTCGTCGTCTTCGGCGCGCGGTCGAGCAGCAAGATGCGCTTGTCGGTCAGGCCGGCCTGATGAAGGTGATAGACCAGGCTCAGCCCCGCCGCCCCTGCGCCGGCGATGATGTAATCGAGGCGACCTTCAATCTCCAATCTCTAATCCCCAATCGTCAATCATCAATCACGACTGATGATTCGTAATTTACCCTACGTTGGCAGCGCTTCGCGCAGGATGCGCAGCCAGTTGCCGCGCATGATCTGCGCCACGTGTTGCTCGGTGAAGCCGCGTTCGAGCAGCGCGTCGCCGATCTTGTAGTGGTCACGAATGGTGTTCAGTTCGCGTGGAATTTCGTTGTAGCCCAGCCCGCCGTCGTAATCGCTGCCGATGCCGACGTGGTCGGCGCTGCCGGTCACTTGGCAGATGTGATCAACCATACGCACCACGTCGTCGAGCGTCACATCTTCCTTTTTGCCGCTCCACTCCTTCTTAAGAAAGCGGTTGTAGAGCACCACGCCGATCACCCCGCCGCGTTCGGCGATCATCGCGATAGCCTTGTCCGGCAGGTGGCGTGCCGTCGGCGCGTAGCGGTATGGGTTGCTGTGGCTGGCGATGACGTGCCTGCCCTCGAAAGCATCCAACGCCTCGTAGAGCGACTCGTGCGACATGTGGCTGACGTCGAGGATGAGGCCGAACTGCGCCATCACATCCAACAACTCGTGGCCCAGCTTGCTTAACCGGCCGCCGCTCCAGGTGCCACCGGCGTAGCGCGTCGTGTCCCAGGCCGGCCCGACGATGCGCAGCCCACGCTCATACCAGCGCTCCAGCTCCTTCGGCTCTAGGATCGGGTCGGCACCTTCCATGAGCGGCACGATGCCGACGCAGTGAGGGGTCGTAAGTCGGAAGTCGGTTGGGATTGCTTGCCCGCTCCCCGCGCCCCACCTTTGGCAAACCGTCTCCAAGTCCTTTTGCGTCGTCACCAGCATCACGTGCCGCTCTTCCTCGGCCCAGCGCCGGTAGAAGTCGAGCTGCGCCATGCCCAAGGCGTGCGCTTCGCGCGCGTCGCGATAGGCCGGCCAGCCTTCGCCCAGCTTGCGCGAATACGGCTCGACGAAGATCGTGCCGAAGCATAGCCCGACGCGCCCGCGGATCATGTCCGGCAAGCCGACCGTGCACTGGCCGGATTGTTTCTCGACCTGGCTGCCGCGTTCGATCTCGCGCGTCGCGCAGGCCGAACGGCGGTAATCGCGCCGCTTGTAGAGCACGTTATAAGCGATGTCCAAGTGCGCATCCACGATCAGCGGATGGCGAAGGGTGGTTCCTTGCATACCGCAGCGATTGTATTCGGCGCGCGATGCGAAATCGCAATCTGAGTGACTCTTATCCCAAATTCACCCATTTCGTGAGGGACGCTTGACTTAGAACGCTTGTTCTGAATAATAGATACTCCAGAACATTAGTTCTACTAGGTGGCTGTCCAGATGTATCGCAAGCTATATCACACCGCCGACCGCATCGAAGCCGTGCTGCGCGAACGCAAGGCCCCCGCTGCCGTCGTGGGTGGCAAGGTGCTGCCCGGCTTCGTCGAGATGCTGCTGCGGCCCGCGCCTGGCACAAAGGTCAACCAAGTCAAGGCACTGCAAGCCGATTTGGCACTCGCTTTGGGCAACTCGAACGTCCGCGTCACGCAGAGCGGCACGCATCTTGCCGTTCAGATTCCTCGCGAAACGCGCGCGCCGGTGCGGCTGACCACGCTGATGGCATCGGTCAAGGACGTCCCGCCCTACACTGCGGTGCTCGGCCTGGCCGAGGACGGTGCGCCGTTGATGGCTTGCCTTGCCTCGCCCGAGGTTGCCCACATATTGATCGCCGGCGCAACCGGCTCGGGCAAAACGTCGCTCGCACACACCATCCTGATCAGTCTGTGCCGGCTCCATCGCCCTAGCCAGTTCGGTCTGGTCGTCCTAGACCCCAAACGCAGCCACGACCCGACGTTCTCGCACGCCGTAGAGCGTCACATGCTCCTCGGCGTCGCGCATTCTCCGGAGGAGGCTTCCGCGGCGCTGGCGCGCGTCGTGGACGTGATGGAACGCCGGACGAACCTGAGCGACTCCCAGCCGCGCATCGCAGTCTACGTGGACGAGATGGCCGATTTGGTGCAGACCGGCGGCGCGCGCATCGTAGACTTACTCACGCGCATCGCCCAGCGTGGCCGCGAAGCCGGCGTCCATCTGATCGCCTGCACGCAGAAGCCCGCTGCGCGCGTGATCGGCACGCTGCTGAAGGCCAACCTGCCCCTGCGGCTGGTGGGTCGCGTGGTGTCGGCGGAAGACGCGCGCGTGGCAACCGGCATGCCCGGCACGGGCGCAGAGAAGCTGATGGGCAGCGGCGACTTCATCGCCGTAGC
The window above is part of the Candidatus Roseilinea sp. genome. Proteins encoded here:
- a CDS encoding lycopene cyclase yields the protein MEIEGRLDYIIAGAGAAGLSLVYHLHQAGLTDKRILLLDRAPKTTNDRTWCFWEVGEGIFEPVVFRRWEHLAFHGEGFSTVLEIAPYRYKMIRGADFYRFMAQWLDAQPNVARAYAEVTSVASEGDEAVVRTRDGHTYRAAWAFNSISFDPPVRRSTYHYLLQHFLGWVIQTAARAFDPDVATLMDFRVDQGDDTRFVYVLPFDAHTALVEYTVFSGELLPRSEYVRQLAGYINDRLRIADYETQHEEFGAIPMTDAPFPARHGARVINIGTAGGCTKPSTGYTFQRIQRHAQRIAQALKATGQPDVATPLLHKRYELFDSALLNVLDEGRERGRRVFTDLFARNPPQRVFRFLDEDTIPLEDVQIMSSVNIPAFIAATADALRRRLVSPRNRRLSHTDSSTR
- a CDS encoding fucose isomerase, which translates into the protein MAPVTNKRPTLGVIVGNRGFFPKHLCVEGRKAVLHTLSELGIEAVIAPEDATAYGSVESMNEARLYADLFRQHRDEIDGILVTLPNFGDERAVANTIRWADLDVPVLVHAFNDDAAKMTIADRRDSFCGKMSVCNNLTQYGIKFSLTTLHTCDPDSESFKADLRSFVGTCRVVKGLKHARVGALGARPQAFNTVRYSEKLFELSGISVETLDLSEAFGRIGKLRDDDPAVKAYLDRIRAYARVGPNVPAEALTKMAKLGVVIERWMDDTQLDMTAIQCWTSMEEYFGVVPCTIMSMMSDRLQSSACETDVAGVVGMYAMALASGKPSALVDWNNNYGDDPNKAVVFHCSNLPAQVFTDIPVMDYQEIIAGTVGAENTYGTMYGRVKAEPFTFCRVSTNDFRGRIEAYVGEGVATDDPLSTFGGYGVVQVENMQALLRYICENGFEHHVAMNMSRCADAVAEALGKYLGWGVYRHR
- a CDS encoding AraC family transcriptional regulator → MSALIRNLSSVHRICASGAVAFGDVTYRPGGQCGPRVQQDFQLVAIYEGEAHIQVDEELRYLPGQHIALMRPGHAECFHFAAAAQTHHTWCAVHPSLVDVSLREALAATPFCLPITPRLHGLIEMGLSFAPSDLPSAQALLIQLGLSALHAYAFEAERAALHSLTPEAVVRAQRFIEANLSRPITLDEVARAANVSPAHLIKLFRRHLHTTPMRYTWDARARRGVQLLIQSGLPVGEIAAQCGFQTPFHFSRLIKQRYGCAPRELRRRAWT
- a CDS encoding transcriptional regulator; translated protein: MSTIATANPTQRTPVSRMVEDVIGCKWSLAILQHVRRGICRPGALERGIPGLTTKVMNERLKKLVSYGILERLAYPEVPPRVEYRLTPFGEKFVTILDAIEQLEAETQ
- a CDS encoding peptidase; the encoded protein is MQGTTLRHPLIVDAHLDIAYNVLYKRRDYRRSACATREIERGSQVEKQSGQCTVGLPDMIRGRVGLCFGTIFVEPYSRKLGEGWPAYRDAREAHALGMAQLDFYRRWAEEERHVMLVTTQKDLETVCQRWGAGSGQAIPTDFRLTTPHCVGIVPLMEGADPILEPKELERWYERGLRIVGPAWDTTRYAGGTWSGGRLSKLGHELLDVMAQFGLILDVSHMSHESLYEALDAFEGRHVIASHSNPYRYAPTARHLPDKAIAMIAERGGVIGVVLYNRFLKKEWSGKKEDVTLDDVVRMVDHICQVTGSADHVGIGSDYDGGLGYNEIPRELNTIRDHYKIGDALLERGFTEQHVAQIMRGNWLRILREALPT